The following coding sequences lie in one Mycolicibacterium grossiae genomic window:
- a CDS encoding TlpA family protein disulfide reductase: MPSLSRCIAVVAAVVVAAASVTGCTTGEDAVAQGGTFDFVSPGGQTAIFYDPPSTRGTIGDLTGPDLFTDEPIQLSDFTGKVVVINVWGSWCAPCRTETPELETVYTEYRDRGVQFLGIDVRDNRDTARDFVTDRNVQYPSIFDPSLRSLITLGRNYPTSVVPTTMVLDRHHRVAAVYLMALLAEDLRPLLDRLTTEP, translated from the coding sequence GTGCCGAGCCTCAGTCGATGTATCGCCGTCGTGGCAGCCGTTGTCGTCGCCGCAGCCTCGGTCACCGGCTGCACCACCGGCGAAGATGCCGTGGCCCAAGGCGGCACCTTCGACTTCGTCTCACCCGGCGGCCAAACCGCGATCTTCTACGACCCACCCTCGACACGGGGCACGATCGGCGATCTCACCGGACCTGATCTGTTCACCGACGAACCGATCCAGCTGTCCGATTTCACCGGCAAGGTCGTCGTCATCAACGTGTGGGGCTCCTGGTGTGCGCCCTGCCGCACCGAAACACCGGAACTGGAAACGGTGTACACCGAGTACCGCGATCGGGGCGTGCAATTCCTTGGCATCGACGTCCGCGATAACCGGGACACTGCACGCGATTTCGTCACCGACCGCAACGTGCAATATCCCTCCATCTTCGACCCCTCACTGCGCAGCCTCATCACCCTGGGACGTAACTATCCGACCAGCGTGGTGCCCACCACGATGGTCCTGGACCGCCACCACAGGGTCGCAGCGGTATACCTCATGGCACTACTGGCCGAAGACCTACGGCCGCTACTCGACCGGCTCACCACCGAACCCTGA
- a CDS encoding DUF3703 domain-containing protein — translation MPRISAQARLVYRREMEAARKADDALVRWRHLERAHIVSQPDPWLHTCNHAAMLVLAVRQRDRREALGQVLRLIVAAPGSMSGRYPVGNTGRVTAGLMTPMPIPDDLAAAVTSR, via the coding sequence ATGCCAAGGATCAGTGCGCAGGCCCGGCTGGTGTATCGACGCGAGATGGAGGCGGCCAGGAAGGCCGACGATGCGCTGGTGCGGTGGCGACATCTGGAGCGGGCTCATATCGTGTCGCAGCCAGATCCGTGGCTGCACACCTGCAACCACGCCGCGATGCTGGTGTTGGCCGTGCGTCAGCGCGATCGCCGCGAAGCACTTGGGCAGGTGCTGCGCCTCATTGTCGCCGCCCCCGGGTCGATGAGCGGTCGGTATCCCGTCGGCAACACCGGCCGCGTCACGGCAGGGTTGATGACGCCGATGCCCATTCCCGACGATCTCGCCGCAGCCGTCACCAGTAGATGA
- the istB gene encoding IS21-like element helper ATPase IstB codes for MTATPPNATTTTTTATQESPSAAASRYQQLRSHLAELKLTAAAEALPAVLDQATAEGLSLTVALERLLAVEVEASTARRLAGRLRFACLPTPATLADFDVDSAAGIDRKLIDELGTCRYLESATNILLIGPPGTGKTHLSVGLARAAAHAGYRTYFTTAADLAARCHRAAIEGRWATTMRFFAGPTLLVIDELGYLPLPAEAASALFQVVSQRYLKTSIVITTNRGVGAWGEILGDTTVAAAMLDRLLHRSVVINLDGESYRLRDHHAAAETLRRTTTGTRQQLH; via the coding sequence ATGACCGCCACGCCGCCCAACGCCACGACCACCACCACAACCGCCACCCAGGAGTCGCCGTCGGCGGCGGCGAGCCGCTATCAGCAGCTGCGCTCACACCTGGCCGAACTCAAACTCACCGCGGCCGCCGAAGCGCTGCCCGCGGTGCTCGACCAGGCCACCGCCGAAGGCCTGTCCCTGACCGTCGCATTGGAGCGGCTGCTGGCCGTGGAAGTCGAGGCCTCCACCGCCCGCCGACTGGCCGGCCGGTTGCGGTTCGCCTGCCTGCCCACACCGGCCACCCTGGCCGACTTCGACGTCGACTCCGCTGCCGGGATCGACCGCAAGCTCATCGACGAACTGGGCACCTGCCGCTACCTGGAATCGGCGACCAACATCCTGCTCATCGGGCCACCGGGCACCGGCAAGACGCATCTGTCCGTCGGATTGGCCCGCGCTGCAGCACACGCCGGCTACCGGACCTACTTCACCACCGCCGCCGACCTGGCCGCCCGGTGTCATCGCGCAGCGATCGAGGGGCGCTGGGCCACCACGATGCGGTTCTTCGCCGGTCCGACGCTGCTGGTGATCGATGAGCTGGGGTACTTGCCGTTGCCCGCCGAAGCCGCCTCGGCGTTGTTTCAGGTTGTCTCCCAACGGTATTTGAAGACCAGCATCGTCATCACCACCAACCGCGGGGTGGGAGCCTGGGGTGAGATCCTCGGCGACACCACCGTGGCCGCCGCCATGCTCGACCGCCTGCTGCACCGCTCGGTCGTCATCAACCTCGACGGCGAGTCCTACCGGCTACGCGACCATCACGCTGCCGCTGAAACCCTACGCCGGACCACCACCGGCACCCGCCAACAACTACACTGA